A stretch of DNA from Cellulomonas xiejunii:
CTGTTGCACCTCCGGGCGCACGGCGCCAGGGATGGTGGTCGAGTTGACCATAAAGAGTGATCGGTGTGAGCGGGCGTGCGCCGTGCCGTCGCGCGAAGGGCGCCGGGTCGGCGCGTGCTCCCAGCGGCGCCCCTCGCCCGCGGCGCGGAGCAGCGCTTCAGTGCGGCGCCCCCGGCAGGACTCGAACCTGCAACCTACGGATTAGAAGGCCGTTGCTCTATCCATTGAGCTACGGGGGCCAGTGGTGACCAGCGTAGTGGGGGTCCCCGGCCGCCCTCCGGCGTGTCCGCGGGCCCTCCGGCGGCAGACCCGTGACGTGTCACCCGCGCGCCGCGTTTGGCCTGGTCAGATGTGGGACCGACAATGGGTCCGTGAGTGCGCAGCCTGGAACCGTGCCTGCGCAGACGTCAGTGCCTGCGCCGGGTGACTTCGGCGAGCCGTCGGATGCCCAGCAGATCCTGGCCCGGCCGCTCGCGCAGACGTCGCTGCTGGACGCGGTGCGCGACCTGCGCCGCGACGTCGAGGCCACGACGTTCCCCCTCGAGATCGAGGGCGTCGAGGAGGCGCGGGCGTCCCGCGGCCGCCTGGTCGACCAGCTCGACGAGCACCTCGTGCCGCGTCTGACCGAGCTGTCGGCACCCGCCGTCGTCGTGGTCGCCGGCTCGACGGGCGCGGGCAAGTCGACCCTCGTGAACTCGCTCGTCGGACGTGAGGTGAGCGCCGCGGGCGTCCTGCGCCCGACGACGCGTGAGCCCGTGCTCGTCCACCACCCCCTCGACACCGACCTGCTGTCGCACCACCCGGTGCTCGACGAGGTCCAGGCCGTCGCGGTCGACACCGTGCCGCGCGGCATCGCGATCCTCGACGCCCCCGACCTGGACTCCGTCCTCGACGCCAACCGGGACACCGCCCACCGGCTGCTCGAGGCGGCGGACCTGTGGCTCTTCGTCACGACCGCGTCCCGGTACGGCGACGCGCTGCCGTGGCAGGTGCTCCGGTCGGCCGTCGAGCGCAGCACGTCCGTCGCCATGGTGCTCAACCGCGTGCCGGTCGCCTCGATGCCGACCGTCCGCGGTGACCTGCTCGACCGGCTGCGCGCGCACGGGCTGGCGGGGTCGCCGCTCTTCGTCATCCCGGACGTCGGTCCGCACTCCGGCCCCCTGACGCCCGCCGTCGTCGCTCCCGTCCTGCGGTGGCTGACCATGCTCGCCGGGCCGGACCGTGCGCGCACGGTGGTCGCCCGCACGCTGCGTGGTGCGCTCAGCGCGCTGCGCCCGTGGGTCGACGAGCTCGCGGAGGCCGTGCAGGACCAGGCGGACGCGGCAGAGCGCATCGGTCAGACGCTCGACGAGGCGACGGCGGCGCCCGGCGACGCGGCCGCGGAGACGATCCGCGCCGGTGCGGTGGCCGACGGGGCGGTGCGGGCCCGCTGGGCGCAGCTGGTGGCCAAGGGTGCGCCGTTCGCCCGGCTCGTGGGCCGCTCGGGACGCGTCCGCGGCTCCGGCCGCACGGCACGTGCTCGCGGCGCCGCCGTCGCGCCGCTGGTGAGTGACCTCACCGAGTCGACGACCTCCGTGCTCACCGCCGTCGGGCACCGGGCGAACGCAGCGCTGCGAGCGGCCCTCACCGGCCCGTCGGCACCTCCCGGTGGCGCGTCGGTGCTCGAACGCTGGCCGGACGGTGAGGCGTCGCGCGCCGCGGCCGCCGAGCGTGCCGCGCGCGCCTGGACCGGTGAGGGCGCCCGCCTCGTACGGGTCGCGCTGGCAGGCAGCGCAGCGGACTCGCGCCGCCGCGCGCAGGTCGGCAAGGCCGTCGGTGAAGAGGCGCTGACCGCTCTGGCGCTCGCCGCCGCGGCCGGACTGGACGAGGCGGCCTCGGCGGTCCGCACGCTCCTGGGCTCCGCGGGTGACGACGTCGTGTCGGCGCTGCGGGAGGACCTGGTGCGCCGTGCGCGTGCGCAGGTGGACCTCGAGCGGACGATCGCGGACCGCACGCTCGACGACCCGGACCTCGCAGCCGACGCCTCGTCGCGCCTGCGGCTGCGCCTCGCCGTCCTCAAGGGGCTGACATGAGCGACGACCCGTCGAGCACCACGACGATCCCCGTCGCCGCCGGCGACGAGGGCCCCACGCGCGACGTCGGTGTCGAGCCCAGCGCCTCGACCGGTGGGGCCGTTCGCGGCGCGACCACGGCCGCGCTCGACGAGCGGGTCGACGCGCTCGACGGTGCGCTCGCAGTCGGCGGGACGCGGTTCGACCCCGCCGTGATGGTCCGCGTCGCCGCGACGATCGACCGCGTCCGGGAGCGTCTCGCGCTGGGCGTGGACCACACCGTCGTCGCGCTCGCCGGGGGCACGGGGTCCGGCAAGTCGAGCCTCTTCAACGCGGTCAGCGGACTGAAGTTCGCCGACGTGGGCGTGCGCCGGCCGACCACCTCGCGCGTCACCGCGTGCGTGTGGGGCTCCGACGGCGGGCCGCTGCTGGACTGGATCGGCGTCGAGCCGGAGGACCGCATCGAGCGTGAGAGCCTGCTCGACGGGGACAGCGAGGCCGGCCTGCGCGGCCTGGTTTTGCTCGACCTGCCCGACCACGACTCGATCGCCCCCGAGCACCGCGAGGTCGTCGACCGGGTCCTGCCGCAGGTCGACCTGCTCATCTGGGTCGTCGACCCGCAGAAGTACGCCGACAACGCCCTGCACGCCGGCTACCTGCGCGGCATGACGGGTCGCGACGCGTCGATGCTGCTCGTCCTCAACCAGGTCGACACCGTGCCGCCCGCCGTGCGCGGCGACCTCGTCCAGGACGTCCGGCGGCTGCTCGTCGAGGACGGGCTGCCGGACGTGGAGGTCCACGAGGTGTCGACCGTGACGGGAGAGGGTGTGGCCGGGTTGCGCGAAGCGCTCGCCGACGCCGTCGACCGCCGGTCGGTCGCCGCCGTGCACGCGGACGCGGAGATCGCCGACGCCGCGCGCCTCGTCCAGTCGCAGACGGCGGCGCGCGAACCCGCGCCGAGCGCGCTGGCGATCGGCGTGGTCGTGGACCGGCTGTCCGCAGCGGCGGGACTGACCGCCGTCGGTGACGCGGTCGCGGCCGCCGTGCGCGGTGGCGCGGGCACACCTCCGCGGCTCGGCGAGGTGCACGCCGACGGTGTCGGGCTCGCGCGGGCGTCGTGGCTCTCGAGCGTCACGCAGGGGCTGCCGCAGCCCTGGGCGGCCGACCTGCGCTCGCGCGTCGCGACGACGGCCGAGCTGCGGCTGGCGGTGACCGACGCGCTCGCGCACGTCCCGCTCGCCGCCCGTCGCTCCCGTGCCGCGGTCGTGCTGCTCCTGCTCGCGGCGGTGGCCGGGGTCGCGGGGCTCGTCGGTGCGGGGCTCCTGCTGGCGGACGGCCTCGGTGCCGCGGTTCCGTGGCTGCCGGCGACGTCGGTGGTCGCAGGGCTCCTCGGGCTCGCCGTGCTCCTGCTCGCGGCGTCGACGGTCGTGCGGCGCCGTGCAGCCCGTGCGCGTGGTGCACGTGTCGTCGCCGACGGCCGGGCGGCGATCGAGTCGGCGGCGCGCGGCCGCCTCCTGGCACCGACCCAGGACGTGCTGGCCGAGCACCGGCACGCCCGCGAGCTCGCGGCGCGGGCGCTCGGCGACAGCTGAGGCCCGCCGCGGACCGCTGCTGGCGCGAGCCGACCACAGCCCCGGCGCTCAGCGACCTCGTCCACCGATGTGTCCTCCGGCACCCTGCGCCGACCGCTCCGCGGTCGACGATGGCGGCTCGACGCCCCGCGCACGTGGGGCCACAGCAGACAGGGGACCACGATGGGAACGCACACCCAGGACGTGACGGTCGTCGGATGGGTCGGCTCCAACCTGCGCACGTACCACCTCGACGGGGTCGGGGGAGTGCCGTACGCGCAGTTCCGGCTCGCGTCGACGCGCCGCGTGCTCGACCGGCAGTCCGGGGCCTTCCGCGACGGACCGACGCTGTGGTTCACGGTCAAGGCGTGGCGGGCCGCGGCGGTCAACCTCGACGCGTCGCTCGCCAAGGGTGACCCCGTGGTCGTCGTGGGGCGTCTGGGGCAGTCGGAGTGGGTGGCGCAGGACGGGGCGCCGCGCTCCGAGCTGGTGCTCGAGGCGCTCGCCGTGGGGCACGACCTGAGCTTCGGCACCACCAAGTTCCGTCGGACGCTGTCGGGACCGCGGCGCGCCCGCGACGACCACGCCGACGCCCTCCCCGACGACGTCGGCGGTCTCGCCGAGGCACCCGGTCCCGGGCCCGTACACGTCGACGACCCGTGGGCCTCCACCGCCGACGCCCCGCCCGCGGGCGACGAGCCGCCCGCGGACGAGTCGGACGTGGCGGCGGGCGAGAGTGCCTGCGACCTCGGCGGTGCGGCCGCGCCCGGATCAGTGTCCGAACGGGCGCTGGCCGGACGCGGGTGATCGCCTAGGCTGGTGGATCGGCACCCGGCGCCCGCGGCCGGGCCGTGACAGCGCGACTCCCTGCACGCACTCCCGTGCGTCCAGGGGCCGCGCGCCCCGGCTTCGCGGCACCACCAGAACCTACGAGGAGCGGACGAGCACTCAGTGGCTGAGTTCATCTACAGCATGTACAAGGCGCGCAAGGCGCACGGCGACAAGGTCATCCTCGACGACGTCTCCCTCAACTTCCTGCCCGGCGCGAAGATCGGCGTCGTCGGCCCCAACGGCGCGGGCAAGTCCACGATCCTCAAGATCATGGCCGGGCTCGACCAGCCGTCGAACGGCGAGGCCCGGCTGTCGCCGGGATACACCGTCGGCATCCTGCAGCAGGAGCCGCCGCTGAACGAGGAGAAGACGGTCCTCGGCAACGTCGAGGAGGGCGTCGCCGAGATCAAGGGCAAGCTCGACCGCTACAACGAGATCTCCGCCCTCATGGCCGACCCCGACGCCGACTTCGACACGCTGCTGGCCGAGATGGGCCAGCTGCAGGAGGCCATCGACGCCGCCGACGCGTGGGACCTCGACGCCCAGCTCGAGCAGGCGATGGACGCGCTGCGGTGCCCGCCGCCGGACGCGGACGTCACCGTGCTCTCGGGCGGCGAGCGCCGCCGGGTCGCGTTGTGCAAGCTGCTCCTGGAGAAGCCCGACCTGCTGCTCCTCGACGAGCCCACCAACCACCTCGACGCCGAGAGCGTGCTGTGGCTGGAGGCGCACCTCAAGGACTACCCGGGCGCCATCCTCGCCGTCACCCACGACCGGTACTTCCTCGACCACGTCGCTGAGTGGATCTGCGAGGTCGACCGCGGCCGCCTGTACCCGTACGAGGGCAACTACTCGACGTACCTGGAGAAGAAGGGCGAGCGCCTCGCCATCCAGGGCAAGAAGGACGCGAAGCTCGCCAAGCGACTCAAGGACGAGCTGGAGTGGGTGCGGTCCAACGCCAAGGGCCGTCAGACCAAGTCCAAGTCGCGACTCGCGCGCTACGAGGAGATGGCCGCCGAGGCGGACCGCACGCGCAAGCTCGACTTCGAGGAGATCCAGATCCCGCCGGGCCCGCGCCTCGGCTCGATCGTTCTCGAGGCGTCGAACCTGCAGAAGGGCTTCGACGGTCGCACCCTCATCGACGGGCTGAGCTTCACGCTGCCGCGCAACGGCATCGTCGGCGTCATCGGCCCGAACGGCGTCGGCAAGACCACGCTGTTCAAGACGATCGTGGGTCTCGAGCCGCTCGACGGCGGTGACCTCAAGGTCGGAGAGACGGTCTCGATCTCGTACGTCGACCAGTCCCGCGGGGGCATCGACCCGAAGAAGACGCTGTTCGAGGTCGTGTCCGACGGGCTGGACTTCCTCAAGGTCGGCAACGTCGAGATGCCGTCGCGCGCGTACGTCGCGGCGTTCGGGTTCAAGGGGCCGGACCAGCAGAAGCCCGCGGGGGTGCTGTCCGGTGGTGAGCGCAACCGCCTCAACCTCGCGCTCACCCTGAAGCAGGGCGGCAACCTGCTGCTGCTCGACGAGCCGACCAACGACCTCGACGTCGAGACCCTCGGCTCGCTGGAGAACGCGCTGCTCGAGTTCCCCGGCTGCGCGGTCGTCGTCTCCCACGACCGGTGGTTCCTCGACCGCGTCGCGACCCACATCCTCGCGTACGAGGGCACGGAGGAGAACCCGGGCAACTGGTACTGGTTCGAGGGCAACTTCGCCTCGTACGAGGAGAACAAGGTGCAGCGCCTGGGGCCCGAGGCCGCGCGTCCGCACCGCGTGACGTACCGCAAGCTGCGGCGCGACTGACACGACCTGCCGTCGACGGCCCGGACGAGCACCCTCGTCCGGGCCGTCGTCCGTCCGGGGGACAGGTCGACAGGTGCCCGGGCTGCCGGTCGGGCAGACTGACGGGCATGACGGAGCCCGAGGTCGACGACACGGTGGAGTCCGAGGTCAGCGGCCCGTCCGGGACGTCCGACGGAGCGGTGAGCGGCCTGCTCGACGCGCTCGAACGCCTGCAGCAGCGGCTCGCGACGCTCGCGCTCCCGCTCGAGGCGCCCGGCGTCGCCGAGGCGCGTGCCGACCGGGCGGCCGCGCTCGCGCAGCTCGACGACTACCTGCTGCCACGCCTGCGCGCACGCTCGGCCCCGCTGCTCGTCGTCGTCGGCGGGTCCACGGGCGCCGGCAAGTCGACCCTCGTCAACTCGCTCCTGGGGGTGCAGGTGTCGGCACCCGGCGTGCTGCGCCCCACCACCCGGGCCCCCGTCCTCGTGCATCACCCGCTCGACGAGCGCTGGTACTCGACGGACCGTGTCCTGCCAGGCCTGGCACGTCTCACCGCCGCGCCGGTGACGGCCGATGCACCGGCCGGCAGCGGCGTCGCCGATCCCGCGCGGGCCCTGCGCCTCGTCGCGTCGCCGGCGCTGCCGCGCGGGCTCGCGCTGCTCGACGCGCCCGACGTCGACTCGGTCGACGTCGCCAACCGGCGTCTCGCCGCGCAGCTGCTCGACGCGGCCGACCTGTGGCTGTTCGTCACGACCGCCGCGCGGTACGCCGACGCCGTCCCCTGGGACCTGCTGCTCCGGGCAGCGCAGCGGCACGCGCAGGTCGCACTCGTCGTCGACCGCGTCGACCCGGGGACCGAGGAGGTCGCCGCCGACCTGCGACGCATGATGGACGAGAACGGCCTGCCGGACGCGCGGCTGTTCCTCGTCCCCGAGTCCCCGCTGGTCGACGGGCTGCTGCCCGAGTCGGCCGTGTCCGACGTCGCGACGTGGCTCACGGCGCTGGGGGCGGACGCGCCCGCACGGGAGGCGGTCGCTCTGGCCACCCGGGACGGCGTCGTCGACGACCTGGCCCGGCGCGCGCAGGTGCTCGCCGACGCTGCGGACGTGCAGGCCGCAACCGACCGTCGGCTCCGTGCGGTGGTGGCGGGCGCCTACGCCGACGCCGCGACGCACGTGCAGCTGGCGACGTCCGACGGGGCGATGCTGCGCGGCGAGGTCCTGGCCCGCTGGCAGGAGTTCGTCGGCACCGGGGAGCTGCTGCGTTCGGTCGAGCACGGTGTCGGCCGGGTGCGTGACGCGGTCACTGCGTTCTTCCGCGGCACGCCGGCGCAGGCGCCCCGCGTCGAGCAGGCGATCGCGCACGGGCTCACCGCCGTCGTGCTCGACGCCTCGGACGCCGCCGCCGAGCGCACGCACGCGGCGTGGCGCGGTGACCCCGCGGGTGCCGCGCTGCTGCCCGGGCTGGACCTGGCGCGCGCGTCGACGACGCTGCGGGCCGAGGTCGACGCGCAGGTGCGCGGGTGGCAGTCGGACGTGCTGGAGCTCGTGCGGGAGCAGGGCGAGTCACGGCGGGGGACCGCCCGCTACCTGTCGTTCGGCGTCAACGCCGCCGGCGTGAGCCTCATGGTGCTCGCCTTCGCGTCGACGGGCGGTCTGACGGGCATCGAGGTGGGCATCGCCGGCGGCACCGCACTCGTCGCGCAGAAGCTCCTCGAGGCGGTCTTCGGCGACGACGCGGTCCGTCGGCTGACCACCTACGCGCGCGAGCGCCTCGACGCACGCGTCGACGGTGTGCTCGCTCAGGAGGCCGAGCGGTACACCGCGCAGCTCGACGCACTCGGCTCCGCCGACGTCGACGGGGCCGCGCTGCGCGCCGCAGGTCGGGATGTCGAGCGGGCGGCGAGCGCCGAGCGGTCGGTGCGCTCGGAGGCTGTCCCCGGCTCGGCGCCCGCAGTGAGCAACGCGCTGCGCGGTGCAGGGACGTCCACCGGTGCGCCGGGCCCGCGACGCGACGTACCGCGCGGGGCGGACCGCGAGGAGCCCGACACCCGGCGCCCGGGGTTCTGGCGGCGACTGCTCGGCGGGACGCAGGACGACGCATGAGCCTGACCCTCGATGAGCGCGTCGCCGCGCTCGACGCCGCGCTGGACGCCGGTGACGGCCGGTTGCCCGCGACGCTGGTCACGCAGACGCGCGACCTGCTGGCTCGGGTACGCGAGCGCGCCGGGCTGTCGGCCGAGCACACCGTGGTGGCGCTCGCGGGTGCGACCGGCTCGGGCAAGTCGTCGCTCTTCAACGCGCTCGTCGGCGCGGACCTGGCCAGCACGGGCGTGCAGCGGCCGACGACGTCCCACCCCCTGGCCGTCGTCGTCGGTGACGACCCGGACGGAGACGGGCCTGCCCGGCTGCTCGACTGGCTCGAGGTCGGGCGTCGTCACGCACTGCCGGCCGGGCCGCCCGGCACGCACCCCGACGGCGGGCAACGGCCCGGGGCCGCCGTCCGCGGTGCCCGGCTGGCCGACGGGCTGGTGCTGCTGGACCTGCCCGACCACGACTCGGTGGTCGTCGAGCACCGCGTGCGGGCCGAACGGCTGGTGTCCCGTGCCGACCTGCTGGTCTGGGTGGTCGACCCGCAGAAGTACGCGGACGCCGCGCTGCACGACCGCTACCTCCGGCCGCTCGCGGGGCACGACGACGTCGTCGTGCTCGTCCTGAACCAGGCGGACCGGCTCAGCGCGGGCGACGTCGACTCCGTCCTGGGCGACCTGCGCCGGCTCGCCGCCGCCGACGGCCTGGAGCGTGCCCGGGTCCTCGCCGCGTCCGCACGGACGGGCGCCGGTGTCGACGACCTGCGGGCACTGGTCGCGCAGGCCGTCGAGCGACGTGAGGCGACGAACCAGCGCTTCGGCGCCGATCTGCGCACCGCGGCCCGGGGCGTCGCCGACGCCTGCGGTCCGGAGCCGCGGGGACGTCGCCGTGACGTCGCCACCGACCGGCTGCTCGACGCGCTGGAGGACGCGGCGGGCGTGCCGACCGTGGTGACGGCCGTGCGGCGCTCGGCGGTGCGGCGCGCCGGTGCGCACACCGGCTGGCCCCCGGTGCGCTGGTTGGCGCGACTGCGCCCCGACCCGCTGCGGCGGCTGCACCTGGCACCCCGGTCCGCCGCCGAGGCGGACGTGACCCGCACGTCGTTGCCGCCGGCCGGGCCCGCGCAGCGGGCGACGGCAGCGACCGCCGTGCGCGACCACGCGGACGCCGTGCTGGCCGGCGCCCCCGACACCTGGGTGCTGGCGGCCCGCGCGCGCCTCGACACCGCCGCGCTGCCCGACGCCCTCGACCACGCCGTCGCGCGCACGCCGCTGCTGCCCGAGCGCGCGGTCTGGTGGTGGCGCGTCGCGGGAGCCCTGCAGTGGCTGCTGCTCGCCGCCGCGGTCACCGGTGCCCTGTGGCTCGCGGGGATCGCGCTGCTCGCCTACCTGCAGCTGCCGGACCCGGTCACCCCGGTGTGGGGCCCGGCGCCCGCGCCCACGGTCCTGCTGGTCGGCGGCGTCCTCGCCGGTCTGCTCGTCGCGGCGGTGGGGGCGCTCGCCGGCAGGCTGGGTGCCCGCGCCCGCGCCCGCGCGGCGCGGCGGCGGCTGCGGGCGTCCGTCGCGGAGGTGGCGCAGCGGCTCGTCCTGACGCCGCTGGCGGCGCAGACCGACGCGCTGGCCGCGTGCCGTCGGCAGGCCGCGCGGGCCGCCGGCCGCTGAGGACCGCCGACGGCGGCCGTCAGCCCGTGCGGCGCTGCCAACCCGCGGCGATACCTGTGGGCCGGAAGCCGAGCGCGACGTTGATGGCGAGCATGTGCTCGTTCTCCTGCGCGTTCCAGGTGTGCAACCGCCGTTCACCCGGCCGCCAGGCGGTGTAGGCCTCGAGGTTGACGCCCTTGACCAGCATGCCGAGGCGTCGTCCGCGGTGGTCGGCCAGCACGAGCGTGTCGCCCTGGAAGCCGAACGGCACGTCGGGCGCGGGGACCGCCAGCTCGGTGAACGCGGCCAGCGTGCCGGTCGGCACGTGCTCCGCGGCGGTCAGCAGGACCCGCTGGTGCTGCTGCGCGCGCGACTCCAGGTGGTGCCGCACCCGAGCTGCGTCCCACGTGTCCTCGCCGATGTCGTAGCCGGCGTTCGGCGCGTCCGTGCTCATGCGGGTCCACAGCACCGCGAGGGCGTCGAGCCACGCGTCCGGAACGGTGTCCCACCACGTGTGCGTGCGGTAGTCCGCCCCGGCGTGGGCCCGGGCGTCGGCGAGCAGGTCCGCGCGTGCCGACGGGTCGGCGGGCAGCGTCAGGACGGAGTGGCGGACGACCTGCTCCAGGTGGAAGCCGTGCCGGAGCGCGAACCGTGCGGCGGGAGCATCCGCAGGGACGCGCCCCTCGCCCGTCGGGGCGTCGAGCACGCCGGGACCTGGTGGGGGCTCGGGCGCGTGCCCGGACCACACGATGACCGTGCGGCGCTCGTTCTCGGACATGACGCGCTCGGCATGCCGCAGCAGCGCCGTCCCCACGCCGCGCCCTTGCCACCCGGGTCGCACCTGCAGGTGCAGCTGGGCGAGGTGCGTGTTGTCGTGGCGCGGCATGAGGACGGTGACCGTGCCGAGGACGTCGTCGGCCCCCGGCACGGCCGGGGCATCGGGCGCGACGGCGACCGCGAGGTGCTGGCTCGCGTACTCCTGGTCGGCGTAGATGGGAAGGCGCACGTGCAGCGGCGCCCACAGGTCCGTCCAGCCGTAGCGCGCGAGCTCGAGCGCGTGGTCGATGTCACACAGCGCCTGGTAGGCCCAGGTGTCGGGGTGGTCGAGGTCGGTGGGTGCGGGCGGCGCGTCGACCACCCGCCAGTCGCTCGTCGTGCGCATGGCTCAGCATGGCGTGCGCGGTGGCTGCGGCGCAGGTCGATTTCCGTCGTGGCCCGCGCCGGGGCGACGATACGACGCGGCGCGGGACCGAGCGCCGGGGGCTCGAGGAGGACGCATGGCCAGGATCACGGTGCCGGTGCAGCTGCGCTGGTCCGACATGGACGCGTACGCGCACGTCAACAACGTGGAGATGCTGCGCCTCCTGGAGGAGGCGCGCATCGAGGTCTTCTGGCGCCACCCCGAGGGTCCGGACGGCACGGTGCCCGACGGCGCCCGCCCGACAGCGGTGCTCGACGCGGGGCCGGGTGCCCTGACCTCCACGCTCGTGGCCCGCCAGGAGATCCAGTACGTGCGCCCCCTGCCGTACCGGCGTGCGCCCGTCGTCATCGAGCTGTGGCTGGGGCACCTCGGCGGTGCGAGCCTGGACGTCTGCTACGAGGTCCGCGACGCGCCGACGACCGTCGAGGGCTCGGTCGTCTTCGCGGTCGCGACCACGACGATCGTGCTGGTCGACACCGCGACCGGGGCCCCGCGCCGCCTCACCGCCGACGAGCGCGCGGTGTGGACCCCCTACCTGGAGGACCCCGTCGTCATCCGCCGTCGCGCGTGAGGTCGGTCCGCGCGCGCTCCGCTCGCTCGGCGGCGCGTGCGACGTTGCGCTGCATCCCACCGAACACGACGCCGTGGAACGGGTACACCGCCCACCAGTAGAGCTGTCCTCCGAGCCCGTGCGGGTGGAACAGCGCACGCTGCGCGAAGACCACCGGCGGCCTGCGCCACGCCACGGGGTCCCACGACCCCTCGGCGTCGTGCGGGCCCGGGTCGGCCGCGGGCGCGTTCCCCGTGCCGGTGCCGGGGCCGTCAGCGGGTTCGACGCGCAGCTCGAGCCACGCCAGGCCAGGCAGCCGCATCTCGGCCCGCAGGCGCAGCATGCGCCCGGGGACCAGCTGTTCCACGCGCCAGAAGTCCACGGCGTCGTCGAGAAGCAGGCGCGCGGGGTCGCGGCGCCCGCGCCGCAGCCCCGGCCCGCCGACGACGCGGTCCAGCAGGCCGCGCACGCGCCAGGCCAGCGCCCACGAGTACCAGCCGCGCTCACCGCCCACGGCCTCGACGACGCGCCAGAGCGCGGCCGGTGACGCGTCGACCAGCACGCGCCGCTCGTCGACGTACAACGAGCCACCGGCCCAGTCCGGGTCCGACGGGAGCGGGTCGCTGGGTGCACCGGGGGGAGCGGCGGACGACCAGCGCGTGCTGACGGTCGCGCCCTGGACACGGGCCAGCGCGAGCCGGACCGCGCGGTCGAACCCCACCAGGCCGCCGGGCGGGTCGGGCACGTACTGCGCGATGTCGTGCTCCTCGCAGACCACCTCGTGGATCAGCGACTCGACGAGCGGGCGCGTGAGC
This window harbors:
- a CDS encoding GNAT family N-acetyltransferase, yielding MRTTSDWRVVDAPPAPTDLDHPDTWAYQALCDIDHALELARYGWTDLWAPLHVRLPIYADQEYASQHLAVAVAPDAPAVPGADDVLGTVTVLMPRHDNTHLAQLHLQVRPGWQGRGVGTALLRHAERVMSENERRTVIVWSGHAPEPPPGPGVLDAPTGEGRVPADAPAARFALRHGFHLEQVVRHSVLTLPADPSARADLLADARAHAGADYRTHTWWDTVPDAWLDALAVLWTRMSTDAPNAGYDIGEDTWDAARVRHHLESRAQQHQRVLLTAAEHVPTGTLAAFTELAVPAPDVPFGFQGDTLVLADHRGRRLGMLVKGVNLEAYTAWRPGERRLHTWNAQENEHMLAINVALGFRPTGIAAGWQRRTG
- a CDS encoding acyl-CoA thioesterase translates to MARITVPVQLRWSDMDAYAHVNNVEMLRLLEEARIEVFWRHPEGPDGTVPDGARPTAVLDAGPGALTSTLVARQEIQYVRPLPYRRAPVVIELWLGHLGGASLDVCYEVRDAPTTVEGSVVFAVATTTIVLVDTATGAPRRLTADERAVWTPYLEDPVVIRRRA